Proteins encoded within one genomic window of Flavobacterium sp. NG2:
- a CDS encoding LysR family transcriptional regulator encodes MELRHLKYFLKLAEELSFVRAAEKLFISQPPLSRQIKELETELGATLFERNNKRVALTEAGKFYEKEVRELIKNLERINTQTKKISENQSGEFRIAYVSSTFSGAISNLVQHLTEQYPYVRFRLYEVPTIKQINAIEDLKIDLGIVRAPLHSPKIATQLWFKDSFSLVFNKNLYIIEKEQDIPTLSESTFVFFNKDYAPQYYENLLQICAHFGFTPKVVHESNNVSSIIQLVKNGLGVSIVPTSILRSHLFPELGCIELKTIPLFTDILLATPKNHVSDISKTAIAFLKKEIPETLKGKI; translated from the coding sequence ATGGAGTTACGTCATTTAAAATATTTCTTAAAGCTAGCCGAAGAGTTGAGCTTTGTACGCGCTGCCGAAAAATTATTCATTTCACAACCGCCTTTAAGTCGCCAAATCAAAGAATTGGAAACAGAACTTGGCGCTACCCTTTTTGAGCGCAACAACAAAAGAGTGGCACTAACCGAAGCAGGGAAATTCTACGAAAAAGAAGTTCGTGAACTAATAAAAAACTTGGAACGAATCAATACTCAAACCAAGAAAATAAGCGAAAATCAAAGTGGTGAATTTCGAATTGCTTATGTTAGTTCAACTTTCTCAGGAGCCATTTCGAACTTGGTTCAACATTTAACGGAACAATATCCTTATGTTCGTTTTAGATTATATGAAGTACCCACTATCAAGCAAATTAACGCTATCGAAGATTTAAAAATTGATTTAGGAATTGTACGTGCACCATTGCATTCGCCAAAAATTGCAACCCAACTTTGGTTCAAAGACAGTTTTTCTTTAGTATTCAACAAAAACCTCTATATCATTGAAAAAGAACAAGATATCCCTACTTTAAGCGAAAGCACTTTTGTATTTTTCAATAAAGATTACGCTCCTCAGTACTATGAAAATTTACTTCAAATATGTGCACATTTTGGTTTTACTCCAAAAGTGGTTCATGAATCGAATAATGTTTCTTCTATTATTCAATTGGTAAAAAATGGTTTAGGAGTTTCCATTGTTCCAACATCTATTTTAAGAAGTCATTTGTTTCCTGAATTAGGTTGTATCGAATTAAAGACAATTCCCCTTTTTACCGATATATTATTGGCGACTCCCAAAAACCATGTCTCTGACATTTCTAAAACAGCAATTGCTTTTTTAAAAAAGGAGATTCCTGAAACACTTAAGGGAAAAATTTAA
- a CDS encoding methylated-DNA--[protein]-cysteine S-methyltransferase: MEITHFKTPLGIATIIGDENGIAKITIADEGKISTEIPVILRNAVTQLQEYFEGNRTHFNFKLNPQGTEFQQKVWQALIEIPYGKTISYLDLSKKLGDVKAIRAVASTNGKNPLWIVVPCHRVIGTDGSLTGYAGGLWRKKWLLEHENPSQQQTLLL, encoded by the coding sequence ATGGAAATCACGCACTTCAAAACCCCTTTAGGAATCGCTACAATTATAGGTGACGAAAACGGCATAGCAAAAATAACGATTGCAGATGAAGGTAAAATAAGTACAGAAATCCCTGTTATTTTACGAAATGCCGTAACACAACTACAAGAGTATTTTGAAGGAAATCGAACTCATTTTAACTTTAAACTCAATCCACAGGGAACCGAATTCCAACAAAAAGTTTGGCAGGCTTTAATCGAAATTCCCTATGGAAAGACGATCAGTTATTTAGATTTATCCAAAAAATTAGGAGATGTCAAAGCCATTCGGGCAGTGGCTTCCACCAATGGCAAAAATCCTTTATGGATTGTTGTTCCTTGCCACAGAGTCATTGGAACAGATGGTTCGCTCACGGGATATGCTGGTGGTTTATGGCGAAAAAAATGGTTATTGGAACATGAAAATCCTTCGCAACAACAAACACTTTTATTGTAA
- a CDS encoding serine hydrolase yields MRVFKKILIGLLALALILTLSLYLFQFDYLFKAVRITYFNGHTTAFLDDYNYFNNRKIEKGEQPQAWHISKEYNQTKPTQRLEDWHKQTGTVAFVLIKKDSIWSENYYDNYTKDSKSNSFSMAKSIVTACLGKAIKDGKINSLDQKLTDFFPEFKKGKTAQITLGDLASMASGLNWDESYYSPFSITTRAYFDENLSQLILGLKGIEAPGKTYKYLSGNTQLLAMCIEKATGKSLADYVTESFWKPLGMENDALWQTDSENGMVKAYCCIASNARDFARFGKLYLQKGNWNGTQILDSAFVEKSTTPRFKDSPQYGYGWWLSDYKNKKIFNMRGHLGQYVIVIPQDDLIIVRLGRTEHQNTNGSPHTDDFYLYIDEAYAMLEQK; encoded by the coding sequence ATGAGAGTATTTAAAAAAATCTTAATTGGATTATTGGCTTTGGCACTAATTCTAACACTGTCTTTGTATCTTTTTCAATTTGATTATTTGTTTAAGGCTGTTAGAATAACTTATTTCAACGGGCACACCACAGCTTTCTTAGACGATTACAACTATTTTAACAATCGAAAGATTGAAAAAGGAGAACAGCCACAAGCTTGGCATATCTCCAAAGAATACAACCAAACAAAACCTACTCAAAGATTAGAAGATTGGCATAAACAAACAGGAACTGTTGCCTTTGTTCTGATTAAAAAGGATAGCATTTGGAGCGAAAACTATTATGACAATTATACTAAGGATTCCAAGTCTAATTCTTTTTCGATGGCCAAAAGTATTGTAACGGCTTGTTTAGGAAAGGCGATTAAAGACGGAAAGATTAATAGTTTAGACCAAAAACTAACCGATTTTTTCCCTGAATTTAAAAAAGGAAAAACGGCTCAAATAACCTTGGGTGATTTGGCTTCGATGGCTTCAGGATTGAACTGGGACGAATCCTATTACAGCCCTTTTTCTATTACAACCCGAGCTTATTTTGATGAAAATTTAAGCCAACTTATTCTGGGATTAAAGGGAATTGAAGCTCCTGGCAAAACCTATAAATATCTTAGTGGTAATACACAACTGCTTGCCATGTGCATTGAAAAAGCGACAGGAAAAAGTTTGGCTGATTATGTTACGGAATCTTTCTGGAAACCATTAGGAATGGAAAACGACGCACTTTGGCAAACCGATTCTGAAAACGGCATGGTCAAAGCCTATTGTTGTATTGCTAGTAACGCTAGAGATTTTGCCCGTTTCGGAAAATTATATTTGCAAAAAGGAAATTGGAACGGAACACAAATTCTCGACAGTGCTTTTGTAGAAAAATCCACAACACCAAGATTTAAAGATTCACCTCAATACGGTTATGGCTGGTGGCTAAGCGATTATAAAAACAAAAAAATATTTAATATGCGCGGTCATTTAGGGCAATACGTGATTGTAATCCCTCAAGACGATTTAATTATCGTTAGACTGGGTCGTACTGAACACCAAAATACTAATGGATCACCTCATACCGATGATTTTTATTTATACATAGATGAAGCTTATGCTATGCTTGAACAAAAATAA
- a CDS encoding 3'-5' exonuclease encodes MIEKINLNNILFLDIETVPETEDFNSLDDEMKALYEQKTQYQRKDDYTAEEFYDRAGIWAEFGKIVCISVGFFANKNDIRNFRVTSFFGEEKKILKDFNNLINNHFNQPQHLLCGHNAKEFDIPFMARRMIINNIEIPNKLNLFGKKPWEIPHLDTLELWKFGDYKHYTSLKLMCKVLGIPSPKGDIDGSQVGHVFYVEKDIDRIVTYCEKDTIAVAQIFLRLRREELLIEEEIIHV; translated from the coding sequence ATGATAGAAAAAATAAACCTCAATAATATTCTTTTTCTCGATATAGAAACCGTTCCTGAAACCGAAGATTTCAATTCTTTAGATGACGAAATGAAAGCTTTGTACGAACAAAAAACACAATACCAACGCAAAGACGATTACACTGCCGAAGAATTTTATGACCGTGCGGGAATTTGGGCGGAGTTTGGAAAAATTGTCTGTATCTCCGTTGGTTTTTTTGCCAATAAAAATGACATTCGAAATTTTAGAGTGACCTCATTTTTTGGAGAGGAAAAGAAAATTTTAAAGGATTTTAATAACCTAATCAACAATCATTTTAATCAACCCCAACATCTATTATGTGGACATAATGCCAAAGAATTTGACATTCCCTTTATGGCGAGGCGGATGATTATCAATAATATTGAAATTCCAAACAAGCTGAATTTATTTGGCAAAAAACCTTGGGAAATCCCACATCTCGATACCTTGGAGTTATGGAAGTTTGGCGATTACAAGCATTATACCTCTTTAAAATTGATGTGTAAAGTACTCGGAATTCCGTCTCCTAAGGGCGACATCGACGGCAGTCAGGTAGGGCATGTTTTTTATGTCGAAAAAGACATCGACCGCATTGTAACCTATTGCGAAAAAGATACGATCGCTGTGGCACAAATATTTCTGAGATTACGAAGGGAAGAGTTGTTGATTGAGGAGGAAATTATTCACGTGTAA
- a CDS encoding nucleoside recognition domain-containing protein, with product MVLSRFWLAIFISSIVFVVFALFTGNNYTIDFVLNGQKGDPILVSEKYLDQIPVFVRDSIELKTDKTMIVNRDLSNPDTTYVYSNKTVKIFSGVQKADGLLPTCKYTLVDLVLPLIAYLAFFCGLMELLIISGATEKLAVVLSPVFVKVFPSIPKNHPSISYMTMNFAANFLGLDSAATPFGLKAMQSLQEINPDKDQASDAQIMFMCLHASGLTLIATSIIGYRAAANAANPADVMLPCIITSFIGTIAAFIIVGLKQKINFKSASLAVGLITLIGGIIGLLLYVNHLDLIGKSYFTSNLSALILIAIIAYTLILSMVKEKKFADANTTVYETFVVGANNGVKTGVVIFPYVLGMLVAISLFRNSGLFEIISNGIAFIFSNLGVNKEITDALPVALLRPFSSAGSRGFLIDSMNTFGADSMTGRLSSIFQCSAESTFYVIAVYFGSVNIKNTRYALPIMLWVDLICVITAIFVASWFF from the coding sequence ATGGTATTAAGTAGATTTTGGTTGGCGATTTTCATTTCGTCCATTGTATTTGTTGTTTTTGCTTTGTTTACAGGAAACAATTACACCATTGATTTTGTATTAAATGGACAAAAAGGAGACCCAATTTTAGTATCTGAAAAATATTTAGACCAAATTCCGGTTTTTGTACGCGATAGCATCGAATTAAAAACAGACAAAACCATGATTGTCAATCGTGATTTGTCTAATCCAGATACAACTTATGTATATTCCAACAAAACCGTAAAAATATTCAGCGGAGTTCAAAAAGCAGATGGATTATTACCCACTTGTAAATACACTTTAGTCGATTTAGTCTTGCCATTGATTGCTTATTTAGCCTTTTTCTGTGGGTTGATGGAACTTTTAATCATCTCAGGAGCTACAGAAAAACTGGCTGTCGTATTGAGTCCAGTATTCGTAAAAGTATTTCCAAGTATTCCTAAAAACCACCCATCAATTTCTTATATGACGATGAACTTTGCCGCTAATTTTTTAGGGTTAGATTCGGCTGCCACTCCTTTTGGTTTAAAAGCCATGCAAAGTTTACAAGAAATAAATCCCGATAAAGACCAAGCCAGTGATGCGCAAATTATGTTTATGTGCTTGCATGCTTCGGGACTGACATTGATAGCGACGTCTATTATTGGATACCGAGCTGCCGCTAATGCTGCCAATCCAGCCGATGTGATGTTGCCTTGTATCATTACTTCTTTTATCGGTACTATTGCTGCATTTATTATTGTCGGGCTGAAACAAAAAATCAACTTCAAGAGCGCCTCTTTGGCGGTAGGTTTAATCACGTTGATTGGAGGGATTATTGGGTTGTTGTTGTATGTGAATCATTTGGATTTAATAGGAAAAAGCTATTTCACTTCTAACCTTTCTGCATTGATATTAATTGCCATTATTGCCTATACTTTGATTTTATCAATGGTAAAAGAAAAGAAATTTGCCGATGCCAATACAACCGTTTACGAAACCTTTGTAGTAGGGGCAAATAATGGTGTCAAAACAGGAGTTGTGATTTTTCCTTATGTTTTGGGAATGTTAGTAGCCATTTCTTTATTTAGAAACAGTGGTTTATTTGAAATTATTAGCAATGGAATTGCTTTTATTTTTTCAAATTTGGGAGTTAACAAAGAAATTACCGATGCCTTACCCGTAGCCTTGTTACGTCCTTTTAGTTCTGCAGGTTCGCGTGGATTTTTGATCGATTCGATGAATACCTTTGGCGCCGATTCGATGACCGGAAGATTAAGTAGTATTTTCCAGTGTAGTGCCGAAAGTACGTTCTATGTGATTGCGGTTTATTTTGGCTCTGTAAACATCAAAAACACTCGTTATGCCTTACCAATCATGCTATGGGTTGATTTAATCTGTGTGATTACAGCGATTTTTGTAGCTAGTTGGTTTTTTTAA
- the tnpA gene encoding IS200/IS605 family transposase → MANTYHQVYLQVVFAVKYREAVIADEWRSTLLGVIGNLINETGCKTIIVNGVEDHVHCFLGLKPTVSISELMKTVKAKSSKYINDHSLTSSRFEWQEGYGVFSYSHSQMGAVYKYIANQEDHHKRQSFHDEYLDFLNKFEIPFDARYTFEDLI, encoded by the coding sequence ATGGCAAACACCTATCATCAAGTCTACCTTCAAGTTGTTTTTGCAGTTAAATACCGTGAAGCAGTTATTGCTGATGAATGGAGATCAACCTTACTTGGTGTTATAGGCAATTTAATAAATGAAACAGGTTGCAAAACAATTATTGTGAATGGAGTTGAAGATCACGTTCATTGTTTTTTAGGTTTGAAACCAACGGTTTCCATTTCAGAGCTAATGAAAACGGTAAAGGCTAAATCTTCTAAATATATTAACGATCATAGTTTGACTTCTTCAAGATTTGAATGGCAAGAAGGCTATGGCGTTTTCTCATATAGTCATTCTCAAATGGGTGCAGTTTATAAATACATTGCTAACCAAGAAGACCATCATAAGAGGCAAAGTTTTCATGATGAATATTTAGATTTTCTAAATAAATTTGAAATCCCATTTGATGCAAGGTATACTTTTGAAGATTTAATATGA